A region from the Gossypium hirsutum isolate 1008001.06 chromosome A08, Gossypium_hirsutum_v2.1, whole genome shotgun sequence genome encodes:
- the LOC107938389 gene encoding uncharacterized protein: MSNLIEKNEWITIPEFGGWERNPPGSTNYSMEFSQARLNRKKREADVWRSLGNELDLTADSLQQDTQDSVFAKGKQQKTKSLGNEQDFVAASLPPRHPRRRDHEDFVTVNDKQQKTQSLGNEQDFIAASLLPQPLQRQDHNDFVAFNSELQARANKKQQKKDVSRSLGNEKDFIAASSPRWQDNDDPGMNKKWMSVPEFGGWDKQPPGATNYSMVFSQARANRKQQKSDVLRSLGNHRDFTADSSPQPPQPHQQADNNNQDSAVTNYAWMPAPEFRGCDRKSTGSMDYSTVFLKARANQKRQMSGDWRSLGNDDDFITVSLPHQQQPYQKKHKKRKKIFAFILCCFWQ; encoded by the exons ATGTCCAACCTAATAGAG AAGAATGAATGGATAACAATTCCGGAGTTCGGAGGGTGGGAACGTAACCCTCCAGGATCTACCAACTATTCCATGGAGTTTTCACAAGCTCGACTCAACAGAAAGAAACGAGAGGCTGATGTTTGGCGTAGTCTCGGAAACGAACTCGATTTAACTGCGGATTCATTACAACAAGACACCCAAGATTCTGTCTTT GCCAAGGGGAAGCAACAAAAGACGAAAAGCCTTGGAAATGAGCAAGATTTCGTCGCTGCTTCATTACCTCCTCGTCATCCTCGACGACGAGACCATGAAGATTTTGTCACC GTCAATGATAAGCAACAAAAGACACAAAGCCTAGGAAACGAGCAAGATTTCATCGCTGCTTCATTACTTCCTCAACCGCTTCAACGACAAGACCACAATGATTTTGTCGCG TTTAATTCGGAATTGCAAGCTCGGGCCAACAAGAAGCAACAGAAGAAAGATGTTAGTCGTAGCCTAGGAAACGAGAAGGATTTCATCGCTGCGTCGTCACCCCGTTGGCAAGACAACGATGATCCCGGGATG AACAAGAAGTGGATGTCGGTTCCCGAATTTGGTGGCTGGGACAAACAACCTCCTGGTGCTACAAACTACTCCATGGTTTTCTCACAAGCTCGAGCCAACAGGAAGCAACAAAAATCTGATGTTTTGCGTAGTCTTGGAAACCACCGCGATTTTACAGCCGATTCATCACCTCAACCGCCGCAGCCTCACCAACAAGCCGACAATAACAACCAAGATTCTGCAGTCACC AACTATGCGTGGATGCCCGCCCCCGAATTCAGAGGGTGTGATCGGAAATCTACCGGATCGATGGACTACTCAACGGTGTTCTTGAAAGCTCGAGCCAACCAGAAACGACAAATGAGTGGTGATTGGCGTAGCTTAGGAAACGACGACGATTTCATCACTGTTTCATTACCACatcaacaacaaccttaccaaaAAAAACATAAG AAGAGAAAGAAGATATTTGCTTTCATTCTTTGCTGCTTTTGGCAATGA